The following is a genomic window from Osmerus eperlanus chromosome 18, fOsmEpe2.1, whole genome shotgun sequence.
GAAGCCACTAGGAGGAGTGTGACATATAAGAACTCCAACATCTCTGGTGAGTAGTTATGGATTTCATTCATCCGTCAGTAAAGTGGGAAGAGTGGGGTGATATGTctaaatgtattgtttttgttgGGCATCTTGTTTGGTGTGGTCCTTGCAGGAATCAATAGATGCTAGAGGAATCACTGTTAAGAGGATCAGCAGGGAAGCAGCCCAGGCTTAAGTGCCCCCAGCAGAGGCACAGACACTGGGCCTTAAGtgcactctcactccctctcagcagaggcacagacactgggccttaagtgcactctcactccctctcagcagaggcacagacactgggccttaagtgcactctcactccctctcagcagaggcacagacactgggccttaagtgcactctcactccctctcagcagaggcacagacactgggccttaagtgcactctcactccctctcagcagaggcacagacactgggccttaagtgcactctcactccctctcagcagaggcacagacactgggccttaagtgcactctcactccctctcagcagaggcacagacactgggccttaagtgcactctcactccctctcagcagaggcacagacactgggccttaagtgcactctcactccctctcagcagaggcacagacactgggccttaagtgcactctcactccctctcagcagaggcacagacactgggccttaagtgcactctcactccctctcagcagaggcacagacactgggccttaagtgcactctcactccctctcagcagaggcacagacactgggccttaagtgcactctcactccctctcagcagaggcacagacactgggccttaagtgcactctcactccctctcagcagaggcacagacactgggccttaagtgcactctcactccctctcagcagaggcacagacactgggccttaagtgcactctcactccctctcagcagaggcacagacactgggccttaagtgcactctcactccctctcagcagaggcacagacactgggccttaagtgcactctcactccctctcagcagaggcacagacactgggccttaagtgcactctcactccctctcagctgaggcacagacactgggccttaagtgcactctcactccctctcagcagaggcacagacactgggccttaagtgcactctcactccctctcagcagaggcacagacactgggccttaagtgcactctcactccctctcagcagaggcacagacactgggccttaagtgcactctcactccctctcaacagaggcacagacactgggccttaagtgcactctcactccctctcagcagaggcacagacactgggcctgaatgcccccccccccctgaaataATTGAAATAGTTTGAGTAATGTCATTGTCTTATTTCATGTTTTCTGTTTTGAGTAAACAACCAAAAAATCTCTTGGAAGACCATGcataccagagacagcagaaaaTCTGTGCACGTGTATTGAAGTTGTGACGCCACGAGAGGCTACACAGCCCTCAGCGGGACAGCTCAAAATAGTGCGAGGACACCGGGGTCGAACAAAACAAGGGTTTATTGAAGATCCTCAGgattaacaaaaaaaaacttcaagATCTTACATAGGATTCCAAAAACGGCGCCTCTTCTAGGCACAGGACTCCTTCTTCTTCACCAAACCCCACTCTGCCCACCTAACTGTGGCTCTCCCTCTTTAACCCAACCCTTTAGGTCATCAGGGTCTGATCAGTTTCAGGTGTGCGGGAATGCCCCGTTtttagggagggatggagcccccggctcccccagcagagggagccacaGCTGCTCAGGGCTGCAGCCACCTCCGGGGAATGTAGcacccctccaggacccagcctctcgtgATGTCACAAAGTATTGAATTTGTACTCAAATGACAAATGTTGACTTACTAAAATGACTAATGTTATTGTCTTAATTTCATACTAATGGCCCCCATCCCACCTGGTCAACAACTTTTTGggattgtcctcctttttgacccttTGTCTTCCATTTTGGACCCAGGTTCCCTCCTTTTCAGGGTCATGCTTCTGGTCACTCAGCACTCCAACAACAGCGTATTGAGTACATGGCATACTCCCCTATCTATAATTAATGTCTTACCGGTCATAGTATTTCTGCTGACCAGTGCCCAGTCTTGCTGCTTCATAGTGATTGTGTGACTAATAGTAAGCCTAACAACATGTGCTTTGCGTGCTGCTGACTGAATGTTTCCAGCGTTTCGGTTCATCTTTTCAACGTTACTCAATCCAAGGATATCTGACCAGGCGGTGGATATTTGCACCGTGAGCCTCATGACGCTGCCCAGTTGATGGAGCATGAAGCAAGCTgcagactctgtgtgtgtgtgtgtgtgtgtgtgtgtgtgtgtgtgtgtgtgtgtgtgtgtgtgtgtgtgtgtgtgtgtgtgtgtgtgagtgtgtgtgtgtgtgtgtgtgtgtgtgtggaaagatgTACATCATGTGCATAATGACTTCCAGTTTTGGTTCAAGACAGTTTAGATATTCACTTTGCGATTTGCGTCGGTCATCTTTGAACCACAGAACGTGGAGATTGGGAACTGATAGGGTTTAAAAGGATTAGTGCGCCCCCTAGTGGTGGTATGTAGTGGTAACCGTAATTAAACTTTCCTTCGGCAACACAAACAGGTCCTCTCCAtaaatacacaccaacacaagtcTCTGTAATGAGTTTCATTTATTCAAAACATTCTTAAATTTCATTCATGCAAATAGTTCGTAACAACTCTTACAACTGCATTGTTACGTATTATATAATTCAGTCCGCTGTTGTTTTTTCCATCCTTCACAAATCCTGTGTTGTCAGATCAGTGCTGATGACTGAAAAGAGATTCGATGTGTCtgactcctcacctcctcctgccaTGTCTTTGTACTAGTTCAGGTCAGCAGACCAAACCTCAGAGAACGcctcaaaacaaaacttaatcaTCCTTCATGTAAAATCCCTTTTTCCCAGCATCCAACCCAGACGCGGAGATGACTCCTGGCTCATCCGTCCGCGGATCACTTGTTGTGCTTCTTGAACACGGCGAGGTACTCGTTGACGTCGTCAGGGGAACCCAGAACCACGGGGACCCTCTGGTGGATGTTGTCGGGCTGGATGTCCAGCACATTCATGCTGCCCGTGGTAGCGAGGCCTCCAGCCTGCTCCACGATGAACGCCATGGGGTTGCACTCATACAGCAGCCTCAGCTAtagggggaagagatggagggtcaGATATTACCACGTGAAACAGATTATTCCCCCGGTAACGAAGATGGGTTCTAGTCTGCAGGGCAGCTCGAAACAAATCAGAGAATGTAGACAGAGCGACTGTGGACGGCTGCAGCAATCTACCCTAAAGTCACAGGCTAACGTCTATGGAACGTTTACAGTCCGTTTCACACACGAAACAACTCTCCTTCACTCACCTTTCCCTTGGGGCTCTTGACGTTTGCGGGATATAAGAAGATTCCGCCGTAGACAAGGGTGCGGTGAACATCCGCTACCATGGAGCCCACATATCGCCCACCATAGGGGGCGCTGCCGTCCTGGAGGCAAGGGGCGGGAAGGGAGAAGGTCAGAGAGTTCATCGACAGACGATTTCAGAAGTTCTAACCTACGACGGTGGTCTGGATGCTGGAGGGTCCCTACCTCAGGgtacttcttcttctgcaggTACTCTGTGACGTCTGGGTAGAAGTGCTGGGCGTAGCCCTCGTTCAGGCTGTAGATCTTCCCTTTCTTCTTGATCTTCACATCCTTGTCCACCAGGATGAACTCTCCGATGGACTGAGAAGGCAAGGAGATCCCATGAGACACGCCACTATGTTTGTTTGTGGccaaagagagaaagtgtatgtgtttgtgtgtgtgtgtgtgtgtgtgtacgtgtgtgtgtgtgtgtgtgtctgtgtgtgtgtgttatgggggACCTACAGGGTCAAGCATGAAGCAGTTGACCCCTTGCCCTGTAGACAGCACCACCATAGTGGCACTGCCATAGAGTGCATAACCAGCAGCGACTATGTTTCTCCCAGACTGCAAAGCATCCTTCTCCTCAGGATCGCCACCTGTTGTCTGAGAGATAAATAAGACTTACTGTCAACAATGATTGTACCAAAATAGTTTTATACCCAAAAAATCCACCTCTGTCAGTGTATTTGTCACAGCTTTGGGAGAGGCTACTCTCTGTTTAGGTAAGTGAAAAGTGAGAGAGGAGTTCAGGACACCAACCTTTTTGTAGATGGCAAAAATGGTGCCGATTGATACTAGACAGTCGATGTTTGATGAGCCGTCCAGGGGATCAAAGCACACAATATATTTACCCTGTcaaaagagagaaacacaatTACACCAGCTTCATGTGAATatcgtcaaacacacacacacacgcacacacaaacacatgtacacaaaccTGTTTCTCGGGCTCAACGATGATGGCCTTCTCGTTCTCCTCTGACACCAGGACACAGGAGGTGAATGAGGACTTGATCATGTTGATCACCAGATCGTTGGATAGCACATCGAGCTTCTTCACCTGGTCACCTGTCACGTTAATGTTCCCGGCGATGCCATATCTGTACAGAACATGAGGGGTGGAAGACAAACTAGTAAACAGGTGGAAATAAATAGGTTCATGGCAGAATTCAGACTCTTTTCTCCATAACTGTAATTGGGCTGAAACAAGCCTAtttttgtgttcctgtgtttgggccagtaAACAGGAAACAGGGCTGTTTAAAGTGTCATCATGATGTTGCAAATTTCATCTGGTCTGCAGGGTAGCAGCTGCCTATTATCATAAGTGAGGCATAATAATTCGATAAATTTGGAatgaatatatataaaatataaaaaatcaTTACTCCCTGacaatgttgtttttttcaccCCCAATGGAGTGTTTAATGAAACACTGCTTGGTTATTCCTTTTAGATTTGAGAAGAAAACAAGCAGATATAAATCATCTTTACCTGCCCTGAGAAAATTGAATGAGGTTAAGTCTACATTGATCTGGGTTCAGTGTGACAGTTGTAGGACAGGATTAGTGATTAAGTAGGTTTTAGGACCAAGTCAATATTTGATCTCTCTGACATGGAACACGGCCTCGTAGAAACGTTTTTGTGAATCATCCACAAAAGGTACGTGAAAGTGCACTGCAAAAGCTTGTGCAAAAACAGTGCCTTCAGAAAATGTGCCCAATAAGACACGTTAAATCAGGCACTCTGTTCGGAATCAGATTGAAATTAAAACTACACAAGGAAGCAGTCTCCCTGTCAATTTCCCGCACACTActgcaaaaaaacacaaaggcCCATTGTTCCTGTTCGATGAACCTGTATCCTGGGGACACGATGGAACTCACAGGTTAGCTATCCCGGCCTTCctgacagctgtggagatgGCTTTGACGGCGGTGCAGATGGAGTTAAGCAGAGTGGTCAACTCCCCCGTCCCCTtggctttcctcccctcctccagaacgAACCGGGTGAGGGTCACCACGTTGGTGTCGAAGGCAGAGCGATCAGACATGGCGACGGCTTCCTCCTGCAGTCCGGTGAGACGGGTCGTCCAAGCCGAGAGCGTCTTCGCAGTTAAAAGAGAGGCGGGAGCACAGGCGGAGGGGAAGGAACGGGGTGTGATGCTGTCCTGACCAATCACGGCTCTTGTTTCGccgggagggtgtgtgggggcgaCAACACATCTGGctgagcagggtgaggaggcaAAGTTCAAAGATACTAGATAAGGTTCTGAAGGTACTAATTAGACTTGTTGATCAGTTTCTGTCAACAGATGTAAAATGCTTTGGTGTGTAAAAACACCAATCGACAGTAGAGACAGGCTAGATTATTTGCCTGTCCACATCAATATGATCCAGAGACTCACTCCAAAGACAGCTTTATGCCTGTTGAACCCATGCCAGTTTGAGTCTGATCTTCTTGGAAGTTTGAACCCACTGTCGACACATTTTAATTCAAAACGGCATCGACAAGTACTACTCCAAATGCTTTTTAAGCTCAAGTATTTTACGACATAATTTAAACATTAAGTTCACCAAATAATGTTTACTTTCTGAAATGACTTGCTAAAAATGTAACAGGTCATTTGAAAAAGCATGCTAGTCAGCACACTTTATCAGTCCCATTAATGACCTATAAACCTGCACCAGTTTGTTTTCCTGTTAACTGTTTTATATGCTGATGGTTTTCAGGCGCTGTGTGCAAGCTCCTGATAATATGGCAGTTTAAAGTTCATTTCAAAGGTCAATGCATTGTTTCGCTCTTAGCTGGttgttctgtgtgtgattgCTTGCAAGGAACGTTCCTGGGTCGGGTGAGTTCAGGCTAGTGAAATTATTTCATCACACACAGGTTTACACTGCTTGTCAGAAGATCCGATTTCATAAGCGTAGGGCTCGTTTGAACTTTGAACTTTGAACTACTATGTGCAGGTGACCAATGATGTGGTGTTGTGTGAGGGCCAAATAAAGAGATTCTTGATTGGCTGTTGTAATGTCCAGAGGCCATCTAATCATTCCAGATAATTCATGAGCTTCCTCCGGGATCAATGAAGTGAACGGAATACATTAATGGAACAGTAAGTGCATTTCCCATTCAATCCACAAGATGTCACTCTGTACTCTAGAAACCCTGAATGTATATTTCCTGATGATAAAATAACAAACATGCAACATTTTGAATAGCACTTGAAGTGAGCAGACTTTCCTTGCAGAATAATTTTGACCTGGACAGGGTATTTCTCAACATACTTTATCAAGTTTAAGACAGTATCCGTTGAAGTCATGGATATGTGAGTGCCAACATGACACTGGTTTTAGTGTTAACTATTCCTATTCAACAATTACAATTAGATTCTCACAGTGTTTTCGTTTTTTTGATCAGAGCTATGCCATGACATTTGCCATGACAACACTCATTTacagacagcacacagcacTTTCATCAGTCTGAAAATTGAAACTCCCAAACCAAGATAATGTCGGCAGAACATCGcagatagtaaaaaaaaaaaaacatacaggcCTTGTTTTTAATGACAAGATAATTCATACAGCATTCGTTATCACTGCTGTTGTCCTTTGTGAGCTTCTTGCTTGGCATTCTGTGTTCATTTACAAATTCAAACCATGTTCCTAAGcgacagagaggaaagacaaagaCCCACCTTTCCCCTCAAACCCATCTCCATTTCTGCCTGGAAACCAAACAGCCTTCTCTGGATGTGAAGATAAATGCTAATTGCTTTGACGTGAGGCAGCGCTTGAATCAGCAATGAAAGACACATAGAGGAGAGCCTCTATGGATACATGGTTTACATACATGTGACTAAAATGAACGGTTTTCAAGTGCACATAGGGTCAGGGCCTTCTCTAATACGAATTACTAAAAAGTGGTTGATCCGTAACACCTACGTGGTTCAGTCGCATCAGAGcaactggggagggagagagag
Proteins encoded in this region:
- the LOC134038891 gene encoding fructose-1,6-bisphosphatase 1-like; the protein is MSDRSAFDTNVVTLTRFVLEEGRKAKGTGELTTLLNSICTAVKAISTAVRKAGIANLYGIAGNINVTGDQVKKLDVLSNDLVINMIKSSFTSCVLVSEENEKAIIVEPEKQGKYIVCFDPLDGSSNIDCLVSIGTIFAIYKKTTGGDPEEKDALQSGRNIVAAGYALYGSATMVVLSTGQGVNCFMLDPSIGEFILVDKDVKIKKKGKIYSLNEGYAQHFYPDVTEYLQKKKYPEDGSAPYGGRYVGSMVADVHRTLVYGGIFLYPANVKSPKGKLRLLYECNPMAFIVEQAGGLATTGSMNVLDIQPDNIHQRVPVVLGSPDDVNEYLAVFKKHNK